In one window of Skermanella rosea DNA:
- a CDS encoding response regulator codes for MLTDDAPILIVDDDNLVRLGIRMTLEDAGFRNLQVAKSGSAAVRMALRHHPAVVLMDVRLGDGIDGVEAAQRICREHPCKVIFLTGSNETATQLRISATNAAGVLVKPILPQHLIGALEALPG; via the coding sequence ATGTTGACCGATGATGCTCCCATCCTGATTGTCGATGATGACAACCTCGTGCGGCTCGGGATCCGGATGACCTTGGAAGACGCCGGCTTCCGCAACCTCCAGGTTGCCAAGTCGGGATCGGCAGCCGTCAGGATGGCATTGCGGCACCACCCGGCGGTCGTCCTGATGGACGTCCGGCTTGGAGATGGCATTGATGGTGTCGAGGCGGCCCAGCGGATTTGCCGGGAGCATCCCTGCAAGGTGATCTTCCTGACGGGATCCAACGAAACCGCGACCCAGCTTCGGATCAGTGCCACGAATGCCGCCGGCGTGCTAGTCAAGCCGATCCTGCCTCAGCACCTGATTGGAGCACTCGAAGCCCTGCCGGGATAG
- a CDS encoding PAS domain-containing sensor histidine kinase, translating to MALQKEQDLLSAILSTVQYPLILVDRDGRIETASQVAAELVTVPPEAIHGRYIREVAGSNGALLHDSAMSVITCGQSLRTGLQSRGRWFNVVIVPVTTEAGAVSGAVIHANERITAPEAGEVAGGSDPLWLVLDQIPHAVYWKDRQSRYLGGNRIFAEVVGLASSRAVPGITDYDIMDPSDAEAVRREDQQVMRTGENLVTVDQSLKLATGGKTIEKLKMPLRSESGEIIGILCVARDITEQKRAEDKLLTDKLTAEQASRAKTSFLAAASHDLRQPIQAVALFAKLLDRRVMEPSASNLVGLIQQSVRSLSDLLDAIIHMSKLEAGAVEPDIGPVMLGDLLGRLAGEFTAQAAEKGLDLIVVNTSLEVRSDPLLLERILRNLISNAVRYTEQGRVLIGCRRRGAMVSIEVWDTGIGIPPDQFGDIFREFHRGDDRAHNASEGFGIGLAVVNRLTALLGHRMEVSSAPGKGSVFRIEVASARRLARSGA from the coding sequence ATGGCACTACAGAAAGAGCAGGACCTTCTGTCTGCCATTCTGAGCACGGTCCAGTATCCCCTGATCCTGGTTGACCGTGACGGCAGGATTGAAACGGCCAGCCAGGTTGCCGCTGAGCTTGTCACCGTTCCTCCTGAAGCGATCCACGGCAGGTACATCCGCGAGGTCGCCGGATCTAACGGTGCCCTGCTGCATGACTCCGCGATGAGCGTTATCACCTGTGGGCAATCACTCAGGACCGGACTTCAGAGCCGGGGCCGCTGGTTCAACGTCGTAATCGTGCCGGTGACCACGGAGGCGGGGGCGGTATCCGGAGCCGTGATCCACGCCAACGAGAGGATTACGGCTCCGGAGGCGGGTGAAGTTGCAGGGGGAAGCGATCCGCTCTGGCTGGTCCTCGATCAGATCCCTCACGCTGTCTACTGGAAGGACCGGCAGTCCCGGTACCTCGGCGGGAACCGGATATTCGCCGAGGTCGTCGGGCTTGCCTCATCGCGTGCCGTTCCCGGCATTACCGACTATGACATCATGGATCCATCCGATGCCGAGGCTGTTCGCCGCGAGGACCAGCAGGTCATGCGGACTGGCGAAAATCTTGTGACCGTTGATCAATCGCTCAAGCTTGCGACAGGTGGCAAGACCATCGAGAAGCTCAAGATGCCTCTGCGGTCGGAAAGCGGCGAGATCATCGGTATTCTCTGCGTCGCCCGCGACATCACCGAACAGAAGCGGGCCGAGGACAAGCTGCTCACGGATAAGCTGACCGCCGAGCAGGCGAGCCGTGCTAAGACGAGCTTCCTGGCCGCCGCAAGCCACGACCTCCGCCAGCCCATCCAGGCCGTCGCCCTGTTCGCCAAGCTGCTGGACCGCCGGGTGATGGAACCCTCCGCATCGAACCTCGTCGGGTTGATCCAACAATCGGTCAGGTCGCTGTCAGACCTGCTGGATGCGATCATCCACATGTCGAAGCTGGAAGCCGGGGCGGTCGAGCCGGATATCGGGCCGGTGATGCTGGGCGACCTGCTCGGCAGGCTGGCCGGAGAGTTCACTGCCCAGGCAGCCGAGAAAGGCCTGGACCTGATCGTGGTGAACACGAGCCTGGAAGTACGGAGCGATCCGCTGCTCCTGGAACGGATCCTGCGGAACCTGATCTCCAATGCAGTCCGGTACACGGAACAGGGACGTGTGCTGATCGGATGCCGACGACGTGGAGCGATGGTCAGCATCGAGGTGTGGGACACCGGCATCGGCATACCGCCGGATCAGTTCGGCGACATCTTCCGTGAGTTCCACCGAGGTGATGACAGAGCCCACAACGCCAGCGAGGGCTTCGGGATCGGCTTAGCCGTCGTCAACCGCCTGACGGCTCTGCTCGGGCATCGGATGGAGGTCTCATCCGCTCCCGGTAAAGGGTCGGTGTTTCGGATCGAGGTGGCGTCGGCAAGAAGACTGGCCAGATCGGGAGCTTAA
- a CDS encoding sensor histidine kinase, which produces MGDQQTEFLGSLPEGFVRPPVPLDGPQRLIALHRYDLLDTPPERAFDHITRLAASVLGTPISLITLIDETRQWFKSRHGFDAPWTRREVAFCSYTILDTDTLVVPDATADDRFAANPLVTGDPNIRFYAGAPLVTPEGHVLGTLCVIDRSPHPEFSGEQRRLLRDFADLVMTEIDARSATRALRRKVHEHQETERQLQRSLAEKETLLREVYHRVKNNLQVVDTLLALQIRHTPVDAENLRELRYRVYCLGLVHQKLMQSGDLETINQRGFLRDLAQALVTYHATSKGDLTLDVTVEPVDATIKIDVAIPLGLLVTELVSNAYRHAFLPDQHGIIDVSLTITGGGRAYLIVADNGAAVLNTPSPSASTIGQQIIAALVDQLDGDMTMDENHGTQVVVTFPCLGELSC; this is translated from the coding sequence ATGGGAGATCAACAGACTGAATTCCTGGGCAGTTTGCCAGAGGGCTTCGTCAGACCTCCGGTGCCGCTCGACGGACCGCAGCGGCTCATCGCGTTGCACCGGTATGACCTGCTCGACACGCCACCGGAGCGAGCCTTCGACCACATCACGCGACTGGCCGCGAGCGTGCTCGGCACACCGATTTCACTGATCACCCTGATCGACGAAACCCGGCAGTGGTTCAAGTCCCGGCACGGCTTCGACGCCCCCTGGACCCGGCGGGAAGTGGCTTTCTGTTCCTACACGATCCTCGACACCGATACCCTGGTGGTCCCGGACGCCACGGCTGATGACCGCTTCGCCGCCAATCCCCTGGTGACCGGGGACCCGAACATCCGGTTCTACGCCGGGGCTCCGCTGGTCACGCCGGAGGGGCATGTGCTGGGCACCCTGTGCGTGATCGACCGCTCGCCGCATCCGGAGTTCAGCGGCGAGCAGCGGCGGCTCCTGCGAGACTTCGCCGATCTCGTAATGACAGAGATCGATGCCCGGTCAGCCACTCGGGCCTTGCGTCGAAAGGTTCACGAGCACCAGGAGACCGAGCGGCAGCTACAGCGGTCCCTGGCCGAGAAAGAGACGTTGCTTCGGGAGGTCTACCACCGGGTCAAGAACAATCTCCAGGTCGTCGATACGCTGCTTGCTCTTCAGATCCGTCACACTCCGGTAGATGCCGAGAACCTGCGGGAACTGCGGTATCGGGTCTACTGCCTCGGCCTGGTCCACCAGAAGCTGATGCAATCAGGGGATCTGGAAACGATCAACCAGAGGGGGTTCCTCCGCGACTTGGCTCAGGCTCTCGTCACCTATCACGCAACGTCAAAGGGCGACCTGACGCTGGATGTCACGGTCGAGCCCGTGGACGCCACTATCAAGATTGACGTCGCAATCCCTTTGGGATTGCTGGTCACCGAACTGGTGTCCAATGCGTACAGGCATGCCTTCCTGCCCGATCAGCACGGTATCATTGATGTCTCGCTGACGATCACGGGCGGAGGAAGGGCTTACTTGATCGTCGCCGATAATGGTGCCGCCGTGCTGAACACACCCTCACCCTCTGCATCTACAATAGGACAGCAGATCATCGCCGCACTGGTGGATCAGTTAGACGGTGATATGACCATGGACGAGAACCATGGCACGCAGGTCGTCGTGACGTTCCCTTGTCTTGGGGAACTGTCATGTTGA